A region of Paenibacillus sp. JNUCC-31 DNA encodes the following proteins:
- a CDS encoding AAA family ATPase gives MTYIRMEHEHAVELLNRVMKRVESVIVGKKQEIRYVLTAMLSGGHVLLEDVPGTGKTMLVRAVASALDCSLGRIQFTSDVMPADVTGTSMYHPHTGEFKFRPGPVMSNIVLADEINRASPRTQSALLEAMEERRITVDGTTYALPRPFFLLATQNPLQFEGTYRLPEAQLDRFIMKIGLGYPEPEQEVELLTRMYSRELLDELRPVMLSEEIAAMQREVKQVHVDPVVKQYLVAVAVASRSHPAVRLGISPRGTLAWMVAAQSFAYLQGRSYVIPDDVKEMAIPVLSHRIQLKAQNRGEAWGQAQVIQEALSTVPVPVQMASQGRGRRQ, from the coding sequence ATGACTTATATCCGAATGGAACATGAGCATGCCGTTGAATTGCTGAATAGAGTTATGAAGCGAGTTGAAAGTGTGATCGTTGGTAAAAAACAAGAGATTCGTTATGTGCTGACTGCGATGCTCAGTGGAGGTCATGTGCTTCTGGAAGATGTACCGGGTACAGGCAAAACGATGCTGGTTCGCGCCGTCGCTTCCGCGCTGGATTGCTCCCTGGGGCGTATTCAGTTCACGTCGGACGTGATGCCGGCAGATGTGACAGGCACATCGATGTATCATCCGCATACTGGCGAATTCAAGTTTCGACCTGGACCTGTTATGTCCAACATCGTTCTGGCTGATGAAATCAACCGTGCTTCTCCCCGGACCCAGTCGGCACTTCTGGAAGCGATGGAGGAACGACGCATTACGGTGGATGGCACCACCTATGCTTTGCCGCGCCCGTTCTTTTTGCTGGCAACGCAAAATCCGTTGCAATTTGAGGGTACCTACCGTCTGCCTGAAGCGCAGCTGGATCGATTTATCATGAAAATCGGGCTGGGGTATCCTGAACCGGAGCAGGAAGTGGAACTGTTAACCCGGATGTACAGCAGAGAATTATTGGATGAGCTTCGTCCGGTCATGCTTTCGGAAGAGATCGCAGCCATGCAGCGTGAAGTGAAACAAGTACATGTCGACCCTGTCGTCAAGCAGTATCTGGTTGCTGTTGCCGTGGCCTCCAGAAGTCATCCGGCAGTCAGGCTGGGAATCAGCCCCCGTGGAACGTTGGCCTGGATGGTTGCAGCCCAATCGTTCGCATACCTCCAGGGACGAAGTTACGTTATTCCCGATGACGTCAAAGAGATGGCGATACCTGTCCTTTCCCATCGTATTCAATTGAAAGCCCAGAACAGAGGGGAGGCATGGGGCCAGGCGCAAGTCATTCAGGAAGCTCTCTCAACGGTCCCTGTACCTGTACAGATGGCGTCCCAGGGAAGGGGACGGCGTCAATGA
- a CDS encoding DUF58 domain-containing protein codes for MTALGQRMLGAVLVAAFASLYVWHGGKAALFLSILAALMLASGMLIHFFGPHNIIIRRQMQANRIAAGEKARVQVEVEFDCRMPLLWIILYENTPAGIHRKLIFPGARRQFTYQYELSGLRRGVYRWETGKLYWGDVFGWNTVSAEITVHTPLIVVPQAAGWSESDSGEYSALGEDSLSERRSSQGNRSPDYREYQQGDPLGRIHWKSTAKTGRLQTFLPETSDSTSLGIMVYEGASGYEMRQSGKGDTPAFEHAVRAAAGWVYTAERDNIAYQLWMEGRSSTSDQQEKWQENFLHLTEDTHALDKLAQAQISKVQPVSPSLRTDMLDRMAPGSRIVVLTGKMDESLVDWVTCATGLGYRVEIQLTGLAAGEESPHTRLKPLGSTVEENRLHHVDDPVANVVSKSAQFSSSGPSFHSSDYGFNRENLEQLHHRGVQIQWITDGSLPSMGKAEVTDVGA; via the coding sequence ATGACTGCGTTGGGTCAACGGATGCTGGGTGCTGTCCTTGTGGCAGCTTTTGCTTCCTTGTATGTATGGCATGGCGGTAAAGCCGCCCTGTTTCTGTCCATTCTGGCAGCCTTGATGCTTGCAAGCGGGATGCTTATCCACTTCTTCGGCCCGCACAATATTATTATTCGGCGGCAGATGCAAGCGAACCGGATTGCAGCAGGTGAAAAGGCGCGGGTGCAGGTGGAAGTGGAATTCGATTGCAGGATGCCGTTGTTATGGATCATTTTGTATGAGAATACTCCTGCCGGGATACACCGCAAATTAATCTTCCCTGGAGCCCGGCGTCAATTTACGTATCAATATGAACTATCGGGTCTGCGCAGAGGTGTGTACAGATGGGAGACAGGCAAGCTGTACTGGGGTGATGTTTTCGGTTGGAATACCGTTTCCGCAGAGATAACGGTTCATACTCCTCTGATTGTTGTCCCCCAAGCGGCGGGATGGAGCGAGAGTGATTCCGGTGAATACTCGGCTCTGGGCGAAGATTCGTTGTCAGAGCGAAGAAGCAGTCAGGGAAACCGCAGTCCGGATTATCGTGAATATCAGCAAGGAGACCCGCTCGGGCGTATTCATTGGAAGAGCACAGCCAAAACAGGCCGACTCCAAACCTTTTTGCCTGAAACCTCGGATTCAACCTCGCTGGGTATAATGGTGTATGAAGGTGCATCGGGATATGAAATGAGACAGTCGGGAAAGGGGGATACCCCTGCATTTGAACATGCGGTTCGTGCAGCTGCCGGCTGGGTTTATACTGCAGAACGAGACAATATTGCTTATCAACTGTGGATGGAAGGCAGGAGTAGTACCTCTGATCAACAAGAGAAGTGGCAAGAAAACTTCTTGCATTTGACGGAGGATACTCATGCACTGGACAAACTGGCTCAGGCACAAATTTCCAAGGTTCAGCCTGTCTCTCCATCGCTTCGCACAGATATGTTGGATAGGATGGCTCCTGGGTCGCGAATTGTAGTTCTCACAGGGAAAATGGATGAATCTCTGGTGGACTGGGTAACTTGTGCAACCGGGTTGGGTTATCGGGTAGAGATACAGCTAACCGGGCTCGCGGCTGGAGAAGAATCACCGCACACACGTTTGAAGCCTTTAGGAAGCACTGTGGAAGAGAATCGGTTACATCATGTGGACGATCCGGTTGCTAACGTAGTCTCAAAGTCGGCGCAGTTTTCATCATCAGGCCCGTCCTTTCACAGTTCTGACTATGGTTTTAACCGGGAGAACCTGGAACAACTCCATCACAGAGGCGTGCAGATCCAGTGGATCACAGACGGCTCTCTACCTTCCATGGGAAAGGCGGAGGTAACCGATGTGGGAGCCTAA
- a CDS encoding leucine-rich repeat domain-containing protein — protein MNGRIELNPGWTHEEVAALTAHPELKIVQYSEHNIPDVNVMQILNEELFANRPDVTFRIYGFHSQSGDLSVLKYMKHVEKLVIDCNSSVHGIEAIGALPGLNEFAFDVFEADSLDVLALVPTTLQQLRIGKTQTKKTDMSVLSRFNELKTLIVNGHTRNIETIGTLLSLRSLYISGMPLKELGYLNDLTNLRELHLSFGGAENLDSLAGMESLELLKLLRVKGLSDLSVLPELKGVRLLAIEDQPQLTSLPSLENLTELQRIYLNNVNVENTAWAETSESLKELALLQMKYITAEDIESLIHHKSLARMIVHLKSAKQQKVAKQAIMAAGMWDESGWWYNDESLNI, from the coding sequence ATGAACGGAAGAATCGAACTCAACCCGGGATGGACTCATGAAGAGGTTGCCGCACTTACAGCTCATCCTGAGCTAAAGATTGTTCAATACAGCGAGCACAACATCCCGGATGTAAACGTGATGCAGATATTGAATGAGGAGCTGTTTGCCAACAGACCCGATGTTACTTTTCGCATATATGGCTTTCATTCGCAATCTGGCGACCTGTCTGTTCTAAAATATATGAAACATGTAGAAAAGCTAGTGATTGATTGCAACAGTAGCGTTCACGGGATTGAGGCCATAGGCGCATTGCCAGGGCTGAACGAGTTTGCTTTTGACGTATTTGAAGCGGACTCCCTTGATGTACTAGCCCTTGTACCTACCACTTTACAACAGCTCCGCATCGGCAAAACCCAAACGAAGAAAACGGATATGTCTGTACTTAGCCGCTTCAACGAGCTTAAAACGCTGATTGTGAATGGGCATACGAGGAACATCGAAACGATTGGAACATTGCTATCACTCCGGTCCCTCTATATTTCGGGAATGCCATTAAAGGAATTGGGATACTTAAATGATTTAACAAATTTGCGTGAACTTCATCTCAGTTTTGGTGGAGCAGAGAATTTGGATAGCCTTGCAGGCATGGAATCCTTGGAATTGTTGAAGCTCCTAAGAGTGAAAGGTTTATCCGACCTATCTGTATTGCCTGAACTGAAGGGGGTGCGCTTATTAGCGATAGAGGACCAGCCGCAACTAACAAGCCTGCCGTCTCTTGAAAATCTGACTGAATTACAGCGTATTTACCTGAACAATGTAAACGTAGAAAATACCGCTTGGGCAGAGACCTCTGAAAGCCTGAAAGAGCTCGCTCTTCTGCAAATGAAATATATTACCGCTGAAGATATCGAATCCCTGATTCACCATAAATCCTTAGCAAGAATGATCGTTCATTTGAAAAGTGCCAAACAGCAAAAAGTGGCGAAGCAGGCGATAATGGCAGCAGGCATGTGGGATGAGAGCGGATGGTGGTATAACGATGAATCTTTGAATATTTAA
- the guaA gene encoding glutamine-hydrolyzing GMP synthase codes for MNKQNEIVVVLDFGGQYNQLIARRIRDLGVYSELLPYNTPAEKIAELSPKGIVFSGGPSSVYAENAPHVDPAIYNLGLPIFGICYGMQLMAQQLEGKVERAEKREYGKADIAFAPGAALAQGIEGDHTVWMSHGDHVVTLPPGFKLDAGTESAPIAAMSNDERKLYAVQFHPEVRHSVRGNDMIRNFLYEICGCEGNWSMETFIEDTIKDIREKVGDGKVLCALSGGVDSSVVAALLHKAIGDQLTCMFIDHGLLRKGEAESVMETFVGKFDMKVVKIDAQERFLSKLAGVDDPEQKRKIIGNEFIYVFDEESKQFDDFEFLAQGTLYTDIVESGTATAQTIKSHHNVGGLPEDMNFKLIEPLSALFKDEVRKVGEECGLPEAIVWRQPFPGPGLAIRVLGEVTEDKLKIVRDSDYILREEIIKAGLDREIWQYFTALPNMKSVGVMGDARTYSYTVGIRAVTSIDGMTADWARIPWDVLEKISVRIVNEVDNVNRIVYDVTSKPPATIEWE; via the coding sequence ATGAATAAGCAAAATGAAATAGTGGTTGTCCTTGACTTTGGGGGCCAATACAACCAGTTAATCGCCAGAAGAATCCGGGATCTCGGCGTATACAGCGAGCTTTTGCCGTATAACACACCGGCAGAGAAAATTGCGGAATTATCACCGAAGGGGATCGTTTTCTCAGGAGGCCCATCCAGTGTTTACGCCGAGAATGCTCCGCACGTGGACCCGGCTATATATAATCTGGGACTTCCTATCTTCGGAATCTGCTACGGTATGCAGCTTATGGCGCAGCAGCTCGAAGGTAAGGTAGAACGTGCTGAGAAGCGTGAGTACGGTAAGGCTGATATCGCGTTTGCTCCAGGTGCTGCTCTTGCACAAGGTATCGAAGGTGATCATACGGTATGGATGAGTCATGGTGACCACGTGGTTACTCTTCCTCCGGGTTTCAAACTGGATGCAGGCACGGAAAGTGCGCCAATCGCAGCGATGAGCAACGATGAGCGCAAATTGTATGCTGTTCAGTTCCATCCGGAAGTGCGCCACTCCGTTCGTGGTAACGATATGATTCGGAATTTCCTGTACGAAATTTGTGGTTGCGAAGGCAACTGGAGCATGGAGACGTTCATCGAAGATACGATCAAGGATATTCGTGAAAAAGTGGGCGACGGTAAAGTATTGTGCGCACTGAGCGGCGGTGTGGATTCTTCCGTTGTAGCTGCATTGCTACACAAAGCCATCGGCGACCAACTGACATGTATGTTTATCGACCATGGTCTGCTGCGCAAAGGCGAAGCGGAGAGCGTAATGGAGACGTTCGTCGGCAAATTCGACATGAAAGTAGTCAAAATCGATGCACAGGAGCGTTTCCTGTCCAAATTGGCAGGCGTGGATGATCCGGAGCAAAAACGTAAAATTATCGGAAACGAGTTTATTTACGTATTTGACGAAGAGTCCAAGCAGTTTGATGATTTTGAATTCCTGGCACAAGGTACACTGTACACAGATATCGTGGAAAGTGGCACAGCGACAGCTCAAACCATCAAATCCCACCACAATGTGGGCGGATTGCCTGAGGACATGAACTTCAAGCTGATCGAACCACTGAGTGCCTTGTTCAAGGACGAGGTGCGTAAAGTCGGCGAAGAGTGCGGTCTGCCAGAAGCAATCGTATGGCGTCAACCATTCCCTGGTCCGGGTCTGGCGATCCGTGTACTTGGCGAAGTAACAGAGGACAAGCTCAAAATCGTTCGTGATTCGGATTACATCCTGCGCGAAGAAATTATCAAAGCCGGTCTTGACCGCGAAATCTGGCAATACTTTACGGCTCTGCCGAACATGAAGAGTGTTGGTGTTATGGGTGACGCGCGTACGTATTCCTACACGGTAGGTATTCGCGCCGTAACATCCATCGACGGTATGACTGCGGACTGGGCACGTATCCCTTGGGATGTGCTGGAGAAAATCTCCGTGCGGATCGTTAACGAAGTAGATAACGTAAACCGTATCGTGTATGACGTAACTTCCAAACCACCAGCAACAATTGAGTGGGAATAG
- a CDS encoding NCS2 family permease — MDRFFKLKENGTNVRTEIVAGLTTFMTMAYILFVNTLFLGSNGAGMSDNAVFFATAVGAGLMTIIMGLFVNIPIALAPGMGLNAYFMTVVLSSNGAISWQAALGAVFLSGIVFIILTVTKIRQMLLVAVPDSLKMAITVGIGLFITIVGFKLANLVAVTVNVAPDADLSQPIPGSSFNLSLGNFVTHHDALLALIGLLIIAVLMVMRVKGALLIGIIATTLIGIPMGVTNLSGLSGASWLPNFSDLAVGQLDLKGAISLGLFEIIFIFTFVELFDTFGTMVGTATRMGIMKDKKKGEKTIGKAMLVDAVGVSAGAALGTSTITAFVESASGVEAGGRTGLTSVTTGILFILALFIAPLALVVPSAATAPALIIVGVLMMSQVRSIEWDDFLQAFPAFLTIVLMPFTGGIANGISAGIISYVILAVFSNLVTERKVKIHWLMWILAIIVVCRYVFIGGE, encoded by the coding sequence ATGGATCGTTTCTTTAAATTAAAAGAAAATGGAACGAACGTTAGAACGGAGATTGTTGCGGGTCTTACTACCTTTATGACAATGGCGTACATTCTTTTCGTCAACACATTGTTCTTGGGATCGAACGGAGCCGGTATGTCGGACAATGCTGTATTTTTTGCAACAGCCGTCGGTGCCGGATTGATGACCATCATTATGGGATTGTTTGTTAACATTCCGATCGCCCTTGCTCCAGGTATGGGGTTGAACGCATACTTCATGACGGTGGTCCTGAGTTCCAACGGTGCGATTTCCTGGCAGGCCGCTCTGGGAGCTGTGTTCCTCTCGGGTATTGTGTTCATTATTTTGACTGTGACCAAAATTCGTCAAATGCTGCTCGTTGCAGTTCCAGATTCATTAAAAATGGCAATCACAGTTGGTATTGGTCTCTTTATTACCATTGTCGGCTTCAAACTGGCTAATCTGGTCGCTGTAACAGTCAATGTTGCACCTGATGCGGATCTGAGCCAACCGATTCCAGGCAGCAGTTTTAATCTGTCTTTGGGCAATTTCGTAACGCATCATGATGCATTACTGGCTTTGATTGGACTACTCATTATTGCTGTACTGATGGTTATGCGTGTCAAAGGTGCATTGTTGATCGGTATCATTGCCACAACGTTGATTGGTATCCCGATGGGCGTTACGAATCTTAGTGGTTTGTCCGGTGCAAGCTGGTTGCCTAACTTCAGCGATCTGGCGGTTGGACAACTGGATTTGAAAGGTGCAATCAGTCTTGGATTGTTTGAAATCATCTTTATCTTCACCTTTGTAGAGCTGTTTGACACATTCGGAACGATGGTAGGTACAGCAACTCGAATGGGGATTATGAAGGATAAGAAAAAAGGCGAGAAAACGATCGGTAAAGCAATGCTCGTCGATGCTGTAGGTGTAAGTGCAGGTGCTGCACTGGGTACGAGTACAATTACTGCTTTCGTTGAAAGTGCCTCTGGCGTCGAAGCTGGTGGACGTACGGGTCTGACTTCTGTAACGACAGGTATCCTGTTCATTCTGGCCCTGTTTATTGCTCCGCTGGCACTGGTTGTTCCATCGGCTGCAACAGCTCCGGCATTGATCATCGTAGGTGTCTTAATGATGAGTCAGGTTCGCAGCATTGAGTGGGATGACTTCCTGCAAGCTTTCCCGGCGTTCCTTACCATTGTATTGATGCCTTTCACTGGAGGAATTGCAAACGGGATCTCTGCAGGGATTATATCCTATGTAATCCTGGCCGTATTCAGTAACCTGGTTACTGAACGCAAAGTGAAGATACACTGGCTCATGTGGATTTTGGCTATCATTGTTGTGTGTCGGTATGTATTTATCGGTGGAGAATAA
- a CDS encoding transglutaminase TgpA family protein, whose protein sequence is MWEPNGKYQANSTVAGREHIIGSRLESVHSPYIAEPKTAGADMKNIGQGSEPVLYKFFISVILLILSLEWIYPVTSSGQQGSERFLSVMAGLTGALLLAGLLRTGWIAGILIRLFIALAALGWMYGGSDPAGWAVTYPSTLAADMGSFIHTWRFHSISVETRGLLMMCGWSMLITSVQSLVLLRRSVMLFGSATLVYLLLLESFAGLDVYASVVRSVLWILLIQAMLQLLRLNGGVTTPIYRRSPYVLWSAVTLAVSAFMVLFSAIPGQLASIPPPERISLEQMGMRLARWAGYTQDASIPAATAVTGYSTADAPMGAPLVQGDSIFFEAKSPEATYWRGETRSYYNGSTWSDPAQRFETASPSGLVRTDGWENPTYWQRIRQTVTMKREWRGPNPLFTGGMPLNLSLLDKNNDNQKNKRLLLSNEDSATLWLAGSSDNRPVKSYTADVMIPVATAEQLRLLGKSSRMKDPAAIRRTYLQLPTTLPGRVQVLAKEIIQGSESRYDAVQAVKTYLADHAEYTLDTRMPPRGTDFVDDFLFVTRQGYCNHFSTAMIVLLRAEGIPARWVKGFGPGEVDPTVSGRYIVTQGDAHSWVEVYFPGAGWMPFEATPGFTMTQGEGQDAAALSGQHPVAVTPPLTDGGAAHAGAWLLARARALAAHPWLAAALAAAALLCAAVALRMRRLRPALRLRLLLAWPRSSFPDRERLLSAAAPVWAALARRYGPRPPGMTLREYAASPAVAAGTDGADIARFAADWERLLYGPDRPLRADSLDFLRRALHLARRMQAL, encoded by the coding sequence ATGTGGGAGCCTAATGGAAAATATCAAGCGAATTCCACTGTGGCAGGCAGAGAACACATCATCGGTTCGAGATTGGAATCTGTTCATTCCCCATATATAGCTGAGCCCAAGACAGCTGGCGCAGATATGAAGAATATTGGACAAGGCTCGGAACCTGTCCTGTATAAATTTTTCATTTCTGTCATTTTGCTTATCTTGTCCCTGGAGTGGATTTATCCTGTTACGTCATCAGGCCAGCAGGGCAGTGAACGGTTCTTGTCCGTGATGGCTGGGTTGACAGGAGCTCTCCTGCTGGCAGGGTTGCTTCGAACGGGCTGGATCGCGGGGATTCTGATCAGGCTCTTCATTGCTCTGGCAGCCTTAGGCTGGATGTATGGAGGAAGTGATCCTGCGGGATGGGCGGTTACATACCCTTCAACACTTGCAGCGGATATGGGCAGTTTTATCCATACCTGGCGTTTTCACTCGATCAGTGTAGAAACCAGAGGTTTGCTTATGATGTGCGGTTGGAGCATGTTGATTACTTCCGTGCAATCGCTTGTACTGCTGCGGCGAAGTGTGATGTTGTTTGGCAGTGCAACATTGGTGTACTTGCTGTTGCTCGAATCCTTTGCCGGACTGGATGTATATGCCTCGGTGGTGCGCTCTGTGTTATGGATCTTACTCATTCAGGCCATGCTGCAGCTGCTCCGCCTCAATGGTGGAGTGACAACCCCGATCTACAGACGCAGTCCCTATGTGCTCTGGTCTGCGGTAACTCTTGCGGTGTCGGCATTCATGGTCCTTTTCTCGGCGATCCCTGGTCAACTGGCTTCCATTCCTCCACCGGAACGTATATCCCTTGAGCAGATGGGTATGCGGCTGGCCCGCTGGGCAGGCTATACACAGGACGCAAGCATTCCTGCCGCAACTGCCGTTACTGGGTATAGTACAGCGGATGCACCAATGGGAGCCCCATTGGTACAGGGAGACAGCATCTTTTTTGAGGCGAAAAGCCCAGAAGCTACGTATTGGCGGGGAGAGACACGTTCATATTATAATGGAAGTACCTGGAGTGATCCGGCTCAGCGCTTTGAGACGGCGAGTCCATCCGGATTGGTGCGTACCGATGGTTGGGAAAACCCGACCTATTGGCAACGTATTCGTCAAACCGTGACAATGAAGCGGGAATGGAGAGGACCGAATCCCCTCTTTACAGGTGGAATGCCGCTCAATCTATCATTACTGGATAAGAACAACGATAATCAGAAGAACAAACGTTTACTGTTGTCGAATGAAGATTCTGCAACGTTATGGCTCGCGGGTAGCTCTGACAATCGACCGGTCAAAAGTTATACGGCTGACGTCATGATTCCCGTGGCAACGGCCGAACAGCTCCGTCTTCTGGGGAAGTCGTCCAGAATGAAAGATCCGGCTGCTATTCGCAGAACGTATCTTCAACTTCCGACTACGCTCCCTGGGCGGGTGCAGGTTCTTGCGAAGGAAATCATTCAGGGAAGTGAATCCCGTTATGATGCTGTGCAGGCCGTAAAAACGTACCTTGCTGATCACGCGGAATATACGCTGGATACCCGTATGCCGCCGCGAGGAACTGATTTTGTGGACGATTTTCTGTTCGTCACACGGCAGGGATACTGCAATCATTTCTCAACAGCGATGATTGTGCTGCTGCGTGCAGAGGGGATTCCGGCACGCTGGGTTAAGGGGTTTGGCCCCGGAGAAGTAGATCCGACCGTCTCCGGGCGATACATCGTGACCCAGGGAGATGCACACTCCTGGGTGGAAGTGTATTTCCCCGGCGCGGGCTGGATGCCATTCGAGGCTACGCCTGGCTTCACTATGACGCAGGGTGAAGGCCAAGATGCTGCTGCGCTCAGCGGGCAGCATCCCGTTGCCGTTACCCCGCCGCTGACGGACGGCGGGGCGGCTCACGCGGGCGCATGGCTGCTCGCCCGCGCACGGGCTCTTGCCGCGCACCCATGGCTCGCGGCAGCCCTTGCAGCGGCGGCACTGCTATGCGCCGCCGTGGCCCTGCGCATGCGGCGGCTTCGCCCCGCGCTGCGGCTCAGGCTGCTGCTGGCGTGGCCGCGCAGCAGCTTTCCGGACCGCGAGCGGCTGCTCAGCGCCGCCGCTCCGGTCTGGGCCGCGCTCGCGCGCCGCTACGGCCCGCGGCCGCCGGGGATGACGCTGCGTGAATATGCAGCGTCCCCCGCTGTGGCCGCAGGCACGGACGGCGCGGACATCGCGCGGTTTGCAGCCGACTGGGAACGGCTGCTGTACGGGCCGGACCGTCCGCTGCGCGCGGACAGTCTGGACTTCCTGCGCCGGGCGCTTCACTTGGCCCGGCGAATGCAGGCGCTGTAA